The following proteins come from a genomic window of Panicum hallii strain FIL2 chromosome 8, PHallii_v3.1, whole genome shotgun sequence:
- the LOC112903082 gene encoding receptor kinase-like protein Xa21, with protein MSYGASSTAASKLASVHPCGERKMPHVATRKLSISLLLVPILIHFLSKGRHVNSLAEPTPVLHNESDEHALLCLRSQLSDPSGALASWRNNTSRKFCEWYGVTCSARHASRVIALDLESLNISGQIFPCIADLNFLTRIHMPNNQLNGHISPEIGRLTRLRYLNLSMNSLSGELPETMSSCSRLQIVDLVSNSLEGEIPPSLAQCSALQQIILGNNNFHGNIPSQFGLLPNLTALFIPGNKLTGIIPTLLGSSKSLKWVNLQNNSLTGRIPPDMFNSTSLIYIDLSHNELSGSIPPFSQTFSPLQYLSLTTNNLSGEIPTSIGNLSSLNVLQMAQNNLEGSIPESLGRIGSLQEIDLTYNDLSGLVPSAIYTITSLSYLGIGANQFVGRIPIDIGYTLPRLTHLILEGNRFEGSIPISLANASSLEVLDLRSNAFTGLIPSFGPLRNLINLDLGANRLESGDWTFLSSLTNCTKLETLWLDRNNLQGIIPTSVANLSKSLEILILIENQLTGGIPSGIGELTSLTALQMDKNLISGHIPDSLRNLQNLSILSLSHNKLSGEIPLSLGKLEQLTNLYLEENSLIGHIPSSLASCKNLLRLNLSCNDFSGSIPKELFSITTLSEGLDLSHNHLTGCIPMEVGRLINLNSLSMSNNQLSGQIPSTLGECVLLDSLHLEENFLNGSIPRSFTRLRGINKMDLSQNNLSGQIPEFFRSFSSLQILNLSFNDLEGPVPQGGVFANSSALFIKGNKNLCANSPMLQVPLCTASAPKRKKTSYIPAVVVSLTTMAVVAMACLAVTILKKDKEAKQPNNQSFKQFKIFSYDDIFQATDGFSSANLVGSGRFGLVYRGQFDFEENPVAIKVFKLDQFGASDNFRAECEALRYIRHRNLIRVISLCSTFDTTRNEFKALILEYMANGNLENWIRPKGYEQSTKEPLSLRSRITVAVDIASALDYLHNRCTPPVVHCDLKPSNVLLDDEMVACLSDFGLAKFLSCDSSEGLNDLSRNAGPKGSVGYIAPEYGMGCKLSCEGDVYSYGIILLQMVTGKNPTDDLFKDGLDLHNFVESSIPHDIGEIVEPSLTKYNKGEEAEQAMVGMQTCVLQLAKLGVKCSKISPKDRPTMEDVYAEITAIKEELFALYNYGSR; from the exons ATGTCCTATGGCGCATCATCAACCGCAGCAAGCAAGTTAGCAAGTGTTCATCCGTGTGGAGAAAGAAAGATGCCTCATGTAGCAACCCGTAAGCTCTCTATCTCACTCCTACTTGTTCCAATCCTCATCCATTTCTTGAGCAAGGGTCGCCATGTCAATTCCTTAGCTGAACCAACTCCAGTACTCCATAACGAATCCGATGAGCATGCCCTCCTCTGCCTCCGGTCCCAGCTTTCTGACCCGTCAGGAGCCTTAGCCTCATGGAGGAATAATACATCTCGCAAATTCTGCGAGTGGTATGGGGTGACATGCAGCGCACGACATGCATCGCGAGTCATTGCATTGGACCTGGAATCATTGAACATCTCTGGCCAAATATTTCCTTGCATCGCCGACCTCAATTTCCTCACGAGAATTCACATGCCAAATAACCAACTGAATGGACACATCTCGCCTGAAATTGGCCGCTTGACTCGCCTTAGGTACCTCAACCTCAGTATGAATTCCCTCAGCGgtgagttaccagaaacaatgTCATCTTGTTCCCGCCTCCAGATTGTCGACCTGGTTAGCAACTCTCTGGAAGGTGAAATACCACCTAGTCTTGCACAGTGTTCAGCTCTTCAGCAAATTATTCTCGGCAATAACAATTTTCATGGCAACATCCCTTCGCAGTTTGGTTTGCTTCCCAACCTTACTGCACTATTTATCCCAGGCAACAAGCTCACTGGCATCATTCCTACACTTTTGGGGAGTAGTAAGTCTCTCAAATGGGTCAATCTCCAAAATAATAGCCTCACCGGAAGAATACCCCCAGATATGTTCAATAGCACATCACTTATTTATATAGATCTCTCACACAATGAACTTTCTGGATCTATCCCTCCTTTTTCACAAACATTCTCACCACTACAATACCTTAGCCTAACCACAAATAATCTCTCAGGGGAGATCCCTACCTCTATTGGTAACCTTTCTTCCCTAAACGTGCTACAAATGGCTCAAAACAATTTAGAAGGAAGCATTCCAGAGAGCCTGGGTAGAATTGGTAGTTTGCAGGAAATAGACCTGACTTACAATGACTTGTCAGGACTTGTTCCATCTGCAATTTATACAATTACGTCTCTTAGTTATCTTGGCATTGGTGCCAACCAATTCGTTGGGAGAATTCCGATTGATATTGGCTACACCCTTCCAAGACTCACACATTTGATACTAGAAGGTAACCGATTTGAAGGATCTATTCCCATCTCACTGGCCAATGCTTCGAGCCTTGAAGTTTTAGATCTTCGTAGCAACGCATTCACAGGTCTTATACCTTCATTTGGACCCCTGCGCAACTTGATTAATCTGGATCTGGGCGCAAACAGGCTTGAATCCGGAGATTGGACTTTCTTGTCCTCTTTAACAAATTGCACCAAATTAGAGACATTGTGGCTGGATCGAAATAACCTCCAAGGAATAATCCCTACTTCTGTTGCCAACCTTTCAAAAAGCTTGGAAATACTTATTCTAATAGAAAACCAGTTGACTGGTGGTATACCTTCAGGGATTGGGGAACTCACTAGCCTCACTGCCCTTCAAATGGATAAAAACTTAATTTCTGGTCATATTCCTGACTCGCTTCGAAATCTTCAAAACCTGTCCATCCTAAGCTTATCCCACAACAAACTTTCGGGAGAAATTCCACTATCATTAGGGAAGCTAGAGCAGCTCACTAACCTTTATCTAGAAGAAAATTCTTTGATCGGGCACATACCATCTAGTTTAGCAAGTTGCAAAAATTTGCTGAGACTCAACCTCTCTTGTAATGACTTCAGTGGAAGTATTCCAAAGGAGCTCTTTTCCATCACTACACTTTCTGAAGGCCTAGACTTGTCTCATAATCATCTCACTGGATGCATACCTATGGAGGTTGGTAGACTGATTAATCTGAATTCACTTAGTATGTCCAACAATCAATTATCAGGCCAGATTCCCTCCACCCTTGGTGAGTGCGTTCTTTTGGATTCTCTGCACTTGGAGGAAAATTTTCTAAATGGAAGCATACCAAGATCTTTCACCAGGTTAAGAGGAATTAACAAGATGGATCTGTCCCAAAACAACTTGTCTGGCCAAATTCCAGAATTTTTCAGGTCCTTTAGCTCATTGCAGATTCTCAATCTGTCCTTCAATGATCTTGAGGGACCAGTCCCTCAAGGTGGTGTGTTTGCCAATTCAAGTGCTCTGTTCATCAAAGGAAACaagaacttgtgtgcaaattctCCAATGCTGCAAGTACCACTTTGCACAGCATCAGCACCCAAAAGAAAGAAAACATCCTACATTCCAGCTGTCGTAGTTTCACTTACTACTATGGCTGTAGTTGCCATGGCATGTCTTGCAGTAACGATTCTGAAAAAGGATAAGGAAGCTAAACAACCCAACAACCAATCATTCAAGCAGTTCAAGATTTTCTCATATGATGACATATTTCAAGCaactgatggtttctcttcagCCAATCTTGTTGGTTCTGGAAGATTTGGATTGGTATACAGAGGTCAGTTTGATTTTGAGGAAAACCCAGTCGCTATAAAAGTCTTCAAGCTTGACCAATTTGGAGCATCAGATAACTTCCGAGCCGAATGCGAGGCATTGAGATACATTCGTCACCGTAATCTTATTAGAGTGATTAGTCTATGTTCGACCTTTGATACAACCCGAAATGAATTCAAAGCACTTATTCTTGAGTACATGGCTAATGGTAACCTGGAAAACTGGATCCGTCCGAAAGGGTACGAACAAAGCACCAAAGAACCATTGAGTTTAAGATCACGAATAACAGTAGCTGTGGATATTGCTTCAGCATTAGACTATCTTCATAATCGATGCACTCCTCCTGTGGTACATTGTGATCTGAAACCAAGCAATGTCCTTTTGGATGATGAAATGGTTGCATGTCTCAGTGACTTTGGCCTTGCAAAATTCCTTTCCTGTGACTCATCAGAAGGTTTAAATGATTTGTCAAGAAATGCAGGACCTAAAGGGTCTGTTGGATACATTGCACCAG AGTATGGCATGGGGTGcaaattatcatgtgagggtgaCGTCTACAGCTACGGGATTATTCTTCTACAGATGGTCACCGGAAAGAACCCGACTGATGATTTGTTTAAGGATGGTTTAGACCTTCATAACTTCGTGGAGTCGTCAATTCCACATGACATTGGTGAGATTGTCGAACCTAGTCTCACCAAGTATAATAAAGGTGAAGAAGCAGAGCAAGCCATGGTTGGAATGCAAACTTGTGTCCTGCAATTGGCTAAACTTGGTGTAAAATGCTCCAAGATATCACCAAAAGATCGGCCAACAATGGAGGATGTTTATGCTGAAATCACGGCTATCAAAGAAGAGTTATTTGCATTGTACAATTATGGAAGCAGATAA